The Zeugodacus cucurbitae isolate PBARC_wt_2022May chromosome 4, idZeuCucr1.2, whole genome shotgun sequence genome includes the window caaaaatattcggttttcattgagcggtagcgattcccattcacagtaacttgTCGggcttgatcatcacggaagaattACGGCCCAATGACAAACCGATTAGGCCGAAGATGATTTTTccatgaaaatccggatcattttcaagttgtttctcagcccaattcacgaacatacgacgattctgatgGTCAAACGGCTTCAGGTCTTGCGTCAGTTTGATATTGTAAGGATGTAGACGAacatcttttcgcaaaattcgccacaacgacgtcacagagatacccaacgcttgagaacgacgtgtgatagactgatttgggtcttcctcaattgatgcgctagcggcagcaatattctcgacactacggtcacttctttgtctcactctcaaatttttccactagacgctcaattgttgatctgacagaacgattatgacgaccataaattgaacCTAGCGATCTtacaatttacttaatttcgactcgttgttggatcgtatatctttccatgttgaaatggcaaacctttcggaagagaaatgtcaaaagagcgagaaaaaatggcgtcgtttgctgtccctacttttgtagcgtcccttttgaaaaaccctttacattCAAACGAGTTTGGTAGCATCTAAATTAGctccaaaataatattttcctaagacgaaattatatttaacactgAGCGATATTAAAAGCAGCCTTTCTGCAGAAGAGTtcttaattattcaatttatgatttaattaaacattaactcaattttgaaattttttactaaTAAGAGCAgagtaatagaaaaaaatatctgGAAGCGTACTCATTTGCCAaaaagcgagagagagagcgaaATCTAGGAATTACCATTTATTCTcattataactttaaaattctttataatagcaaaattattttccTCTTACAGTTTTCCTAGCCGTGGCCATACCAAATTTGGAACTTTTCATTTCGCTCTTCGGTGCGCTCTGCCTGTCGGCGCTCGGTTTGGCATTCCCCGCATTGATTCAGATCTGTACACATTGGTATCAACGTAAGGGTCTAGCCAAAGTTTGGCTACTAACCAGCAATTTTGTGCTTATCATAGTCGGCATACTCGGCCTGATTATCGGCACATCCACATCGCTATCGGAAATCATTGCCACATTCTCCGAGTGAGCAGTACCACTGCTACACTAACATGATTAAATAAACATTCTAATTGAATTCGTGATATTTTAAGTTACTGCTCTagcaataatttacaaaaaaaaaaaaacaaataataataatttattgcaaaGACAAGTATTAATGAACAAAATGACATATATTTGGcttaatgttaaataaatacgcCTTATAGTATTGTATTTAGCTAATATGCGATAACAagcttttgaaatttgaaacggCGAGCGTTTAAATGGAATCGCTAAAATATGAATTCCTACACTTGTTATTATTAACAACAATTGTTAGTATATATGGatgttttttaagcaaaattgttgccattttttatgaaaatagcaTGTAAATAATTTAGCATATTTTTATAGGCATTTGTAAGTAGGTAGCTTGCAAAGAATTCTAATATTTTGGTAtcactgaaaatatttaaaaatcacaaTACTTCCAATGAGTGTGCCTTCGACAATcgtaacaattttattttattatatggaaAGTATTTTAGTTATATACGAGTAATATTAATGtacaaactaaaataaaataaaaatcaatacaaatcaTATGCGTATTAAATGTTTGTTATTCGGAGGAGAGATATAGAACCAGTGATACAACTGATTAGCTGTGCACATAGCGCATAGTCAAATGAATCACTGAACCTATTTAGGCGTTGAAAGTATTTGATCGGTATACCATAACCCATAACtcccatattttttatatatcaaaGAAAATAATTAGCACTTACTTGGCAGATGCATTCCAATTGAAGCTCTTCGTTGGACGAGGTGTAGAAAGACTTCAAATTTCATTTGGTCTAAGCTCGCTGTTTTGCAGCAATCatgccaaaaatatttcaatgactCACTACTCATCTTCTTGACTCACATTTACGACTGCTACTGATTGTTATCAGACGATTGGAGCTGTTGCTTTTCATGTGAAGGATGGCAAACACTTGAGCCCACAGAGGAGCAACCGTAATTTGAAGATCCTTTGTTAAAATCAAACGAGAAACCGGCGAATGATAATGCACATTTCTAAAATAACTACAACATTGACACAGTTCTTTGGTCCTCGTCTCCATTGTCCCACAAAATCAATTATACATCAATTCACTGCACTAAATATCTTTGATATAGacagtattaaaatttataaaatgtaattGCACTATTTCCGAAATGGCTTTGGCGGAAATCTTGACTTGACAACTTTAAGCTGTGTTTCTTAGAATCTAATGAAAGCTGTGTTTCATAGTATACAAATACTAACGTTATCAATTAAACAACAAGTTAATAATTAACTGTATAGTTTTTAAGCTCGAAATGGCTGTAAAATAATCGTATATgctaatatttacaaatgtataaattaCTGTTTCATATAAAACCTGGCATTGCGTGTGTTATTAGAATACCGCATTTATGGGAATTTAGTAGCAGATTGGCAACTCTGTGATCCATTATTTTTGTTACATAAAAATGTGAACACTTCAATGTTTTGGCTAATTTGTAAAACCAAAATAgtgcataaatatacaaaataaattaaaagttattaattaaaatggaGTACTTACGAACAGACGCGATTTTTATGGAAATACTGCAGGAACGTAAAACCATAACTGGGTTTCTAGATGCGGTATTTGGATTTCTTCGCAGAAAGTTTGTGTTAAATGCCttctattgaaatattttgcctaACAGTTTGTTTATTTTCCTTTAGCACGGACTTCTATCACGTTAAAACACATCCGAATGAAAATGTTGGATTTGCTAAAGGTGTACGCGAACGGCTACTATTTGGCGCAATGCAACGGTACGATCCTAAGTGTAAGTTGAATAATTTAACTGCCGATAGCAACGAAAACGATGGCCTATATGCACCACCAGCTATTGAAGAAGTTGAGGTAGAGACCGAGGAAATACCGATGGAACATGAAGAGGAACCAAATTCTGTGCAAACACAAAACAACGTAGAATCTATTACACcaaaaagcaatgcaaaaaatgTCGATTTCGCTGCCTCTGACTACAAAAATGGCGCATGCTTCACAGTATACTGTTGGTCGCAAACATTGGCCGAGGTGGAATTACATGTTAAATTACCAACAGATTTGCAAACTGCcaaattaatttgtatagatATTAAACGTGATCGAATTTCGGTGCACAGTCGAAAGGAACCAAAGAATGTTGTTGTCAGTGGTCAAGTCTACGGTCAATTCAAGCACAATGATGCAGTATGGACAATTACGGAAGGAAAGCTGACAGTAAGCTTAGGTAATTAATcagaaactatttttaaacTCTTCACGCcatttataattcataaaatattacagATAAAGGTAAAGAAGTGTGGTGGGAGAAATTTTTCACTACAGAAGACACTATTGacgtaaaaaaaattgattgtgAGCGTTATATTGATGAACTGCCAGAGGATTCTCAAGCGGCTATACAAAAACTGCGTGTTCAACAAATTGAGGaagatataaataaagagcAAGAAATTAGCGATTGTGAGAAAGATACGATGGAACGATTACGAATTGCATGGAATGCAGAGGGATCTCCATTTAAAGGACAACCATTTGATCCTTCAGTTGTTAAATTTAGCTAATGATAGATTTAAATTGtattagtataaaaatatttattaatgttaaGTAAACTTTTacgcataaataaatgttaatgaAATGCAGTGTTTAAATctaagattttaaaattaatttcaattcggTATGGTTGGATTTTCGGTAAATTATTACTGATTTTTAAGTTCCTGTACTTTACGTTGGAACTGGTTACGTTGATATGCTAGATCGCTGCGATCTGTTGACCAAGCAAGATACATATAGGATGTCATTAATAAACCCAATAAAAATCTATCAATCGTCATAAGATTTGTAGCCCAAAAGATTACACTTAAACCGACGAAAGATGGATGTCGTACATGAGTATAAAAATGGCGCAGCCTAAACGATTTATAAGCAATTGGTTGTGCGTAATCTTTCATGTCGTAATAAGCCTATTTGGAAagcataaagtaaaaaatacatttgagtGAACATGAAATGGATTAGCATGTTACCTGTTTAACTCCCAATATTTCAGGCAAATCCATTATAAGACTACCTCCATAGATTACCAACCAGGCAAATGCATGTACGAGTGCAAAAGTCCACCATAATACATTACTAGAAGCCACATCCACCTGCCAAAGCACTATAGACTGTGCTGGAAGCCAATTTCGTATGAGATACTgtattacaaatgtataaacaaaattatcttAGCAACCAACAACACAACTATACGAATTAGCATTTGTATACATGCAAACTTAACGATGACGTAAGGCAATATATTGAACGTTCTGCTGCTGCCAATCCCAACTTTTCCATTATGCCTTTTACAATAGCGGACTTCATACAGCTATGTTGTAATATAAATCCGATAATATATAGCGTGTCATATACAATTGGACCAAAACTTGTCTCCAAGCGGGACTTGTTGTCCAACAAATTAAATACCCACACATATATTTTGGGTACATTTCGCGGACGCGACgtgaataacataaataatcCAACTACATAAAATGTATACACAAAAACGGCGATTGAAAGTAGAAATactaataattgttttaaagaTGCCATGATCTTGAATTTATTTGagctttatttgtttcttataaGAAATCAAGTAAGTACGAGCCCTTCAACTAACgcacaaaaatgtaaacaaaatcaggaaattattattttgaagtaGAGTTGCCAAGAGTGCGTGAGAAATAAATCCactacttttcttttttttaatatcttgttATCGAAATTCAATTAACtaaaatcgattattttaaaTGGTGCCAGTTAAATTTCAAATAGCAACGGGTTATTTCGTAGATGATTtagaattaataatatattatcatGGACACCCTATTTATTGGCcgaaatatatgcaaattggtgatcaaatcaaaatatgaaTTGCAATATAATAAAACTTCAGATATatagtaatatttatatttgaacttCCAAGTAACAATTGAAAAGAACGTTGAATCCAGAGAAGGCTCATGCCTTTTCAACATTCTCATAAGCGATTGAAAAATGTGTTTACAAGTTGTATTACTCCAAATTGTTTCAATCATAAAAGTAACGACTTTACGACTTTTTAAGGCTTCTACACCCCAAATGtgttaatataaaaacaaaacaaaaaaaatcgcttATAAAAATAACTACGTGTCAAAtactttttacactttttatctTTGCTTATATTCATAATTAAACATAAGTAAGCTGGAATTAGCATAATCAAATCTTCGTTTTACATgtacaacacaaaacaaaaaacatgtcGGAAAGCGATGAACTAAATAGGGAATTCGAATGTTCAATGAAACAATTCGAAAGGGCACATCAGCATTTGAATTACCGTGAGAAGTCCATTGCTACTGAGTggataaaaaaattgaagaaagccAACAATTCGGTGGAGGATTTGAAACTACGTTTAGATTTCATCgattatttcataaattgttCCAAGTGCAGCATTTTCAGTACCGAACCATTCAATAAAGTGCCGCATCCAAATGCACCTTTGCAGAAATTGCGTAATTTGCTGGTAATTTTACGCTTAACTATCGGACTACACAATTTATAAACATTAGTATAAGAATTGTTGTAATTATATTCCGCTCTATAGTATTACTTTAATGTATGCCTTTTGCTCTACAGCCCACCAGCCATAAAGTTCGAAGTGTTGACGCAACTTCCGATGAACAG containing:
- the LOC105220974 gene encoding nurim homolog produces the protein MASLKQLLVFLLSIAVFVYTFYVVGLFMLFTSRPRNVPKIYVWVFNLLDNKSRLETSFGPIVYDTLYIIGFILQHSCMKSAIVKGIMEKLGLAAAERSIYCLTSSLSLHYLIRNWLPAQSIVLWQVDVASSNVLWWTFALVHAFAWLVIYGGSLIMDLPEILGVKQAYYDMKDYAQPIAYKSFRLRHFYTHVRHPSFVGLSVIFWATNLMTIDRFLLGLLMTSYMYLAWSTDRSDLAYQRNQFQRKVQELKNQ
- the LOC105220973 gene encoding nudC domain-containing protein 3 produces the protein MEYLRTDAIFMEILQERKTITGFLDAVFGFLRRNTDFYHVKTHPNENVGFAKGVRERLLFGAMQRYDPKCKLNNLTADSNENDGLYAPPAIEEVEVETEEIPMEHEEEPNSVQTQNNVESITPKSNAKNVDFAASDYKNGACFTVYCWSQTLAEVELHVKLPTDLQTAKLICIDIKRDRISVHSRKEPKNVVVSGQVYGQFKHNDAVWTITEGKLTVSLDKGKEVWWEKFFTTEDTIDVKKIDCERYIDELPEDSQAAIQKLRVQQIEEDINKEQEISDCEKDTMERLRIAWNAEGSPFKGQPFDPSVVKFS
- the LOC105220970 gene encoding uncharacterized protein LOC105220970; translation: MSESDELNREFECSMKQFERAHQHLNYREKSIATEWIKKLKKANNSVEDLKLRLDFIDYFINCSKCSIFSTEPFNKVPHPNAPLQKLRNLLPTSHKVRSVDATSDEQRKLYVEEMFDNMADKGAFLSDQPVPLDGTFFLVIINQK